GTCATGAAATTTAAGATAATTTTCTTTATCTTTTTCTTTGAATTTTTTAAGTTCTGCTAAGATTTTTTTAACACTTGCTTCTTGAACGCTTTTTAAAATTTTATTTTCTTGTAAGATTTCACGACTTACATTAAGCGGTAAATCTTCTACATCAATAATTCCGCGTACAAATCTTAAATAAGTTGGTAATAATTCTTTATCATCATCGCTTATAAAAACTCTTTTTACATAAAGTTTTAAACCACTTTTATAATCTACTCTGTATAAATCAAATGGAGCTTGTGCAGGTATAAAGAATAAAGAATTATATTCTATAGAACCTTCAGCTTTTGTGTGAATATAAAGCATAGGTTTGTTTGAGTCATGAAAGTTTTGTTCGTAAAATCTTTCATAATCTTCAGCTTTTAAACTTGCTTTATTTTGTCTCCATAAAGCACTTGCTGTGTTAATTTGAGTATTTTTTAATTCTTTTTTAGGTTCTTTTTCACCTTCTTCTAACGGCAAATACTCTTCTTTTTCCATAAAAATAGGAAATTGTATGTGATTTGAGTATTTTTCTACTATACTTTCAATGCGGTATGAGTTTAAAAATTCTTCATCTTTTAAATGCAAGGTTATGCAAGTGCCTTGCTCATCTTTATTTGCATCTTCTATTTCATAACCACTAGCATCAGAAGTCCAAAGATAAGCTTTATCATCTAATACTTTTTTGCTTAAAACTTCTATTTTAGAAGCTACCATAAAAGCAGAGTAAAAGCCTACGCCAAATTGTCCTATAAGTTGTGAGTCTTTTTTAGCATCACCGCTTAAGTTTTCTAAAAAACTTTTTGTACCACTTTTAGCAATGGTTCCAAGGTGATTGATCAAATCTTCTTTATTCATACCTATACCATTATCGCTTATGGTTAGGGTTTTTGTTTCTTGATTGAAGTTGATTTGAATTTTTGGTTCAAATTTTAGATTTTTATAAGCATCATCACTCACGCTTAAATAACTAAGTTTATCAAGTGCGTCGCTTGCATTAGAAATAAGCTCTCTTAAAAAAATTTCTTTGTTTGAATACAAAGAATGAATCATAAGTTGTAAAAGTTGATTAACTTCAGTTTGAAATTGCATTTATATCTCCTTTATTTAAAAATTAAAAAACCAATCCATACTGCCAAAAGACAAAGGATAACATTTAAAATAATATTTAGAAAAAAGTGAAAATAATCACCACTTTGCAAAAATAGTAAATTTTCATAAGAAAAAGTTGAAAAAGTCGTAAAAGCACTTAAAAAACCTGTGCTAATTAAACTTTTAGTAAAAATATGCACACCTTTAGAGTTTGCATAAGAAAAAAACAAGCCCATTAAAAAAGATCCTATGATATTAACAAGTAAGGTACCATAAGGAAAATCATGTGGAATGATTTTATTAAAAAAGCTACTAGTAAGCATTCTGGATATGGCCCCTAAAAAGCCACCAAAACCTACAGCCAAAACCGTACTAATCAAGCTTTTGACCTTTCGTTATCTAAGATTGTTTGCATTTTTTCTCTAGTTTGCTCAAGCCAATCATCTTTACTTATATCAACAAGATCAAGAAATACTATTTTTAAAACGCCACTATTTGCGCTAAAGTTTTGTGTATCTAAAATTTTAGCTGAATCAACAATTACCACAGGTTGGACTTTTAGATTAAGTTTTTTACTTAAAATTTTAGCTCCAACTTTAAATTTTAAAAGTTTTTGTGTTTTAGATCTTGTACCTTCTGGAAAAATAGCCAAAATTCTATCTTCTTCTAGTCTTTCTTTGGCTTCTTTTAAAAGTTTTACTAGACCTTTTGGACTTCTATCTATACAAATAATTTTAGGTTTTTTAATCAAAGTTTTAAAAACGGGGAGTTCACCAAGTTCTTTTTTTGCTATCCAAGATATATTTTTTGGACATAAATCTTCCAAAACAACTATATCTAACAAGCTTTGATGATTGATTAAAAGTAAATTAGCTTGAGGATGTATAGAGCCTTGGGTTTGGATTTTATAATTTATTACATATTTTTGCAGTTTTGACCATGCTTTTCTGATTTTCCAAATTTTTTCCTGTGATTGCAATAATAAAAAGGCAATGCATAAAAATATAATAGATAAAATAAATTCAATCCAAAATACTAAAGCCTTAAATCTTTGATAAATCTTCACTTTTTACCCAGCCTATTTTTCCATTATTAAATAAAATTTTTTTATATTCATCTCTTGAATCTAACACTTCTACTTCTTGGTTATATTTTCCAGAATAAAAATGAGTTGAGTTAAGAGTTGGTAAAATTTGCACTTTGCTTTCAGCTTTTAATATGGCTTTATATATGTTATTTTGGGCTAAAAAACTTGCTATTAGAGCCAAAATTGCTAAGCCTAAAGCTATATAGCTTTTCTTAAATACAAACCATAAAGCAAAAATACCACACAAGCTCCACAAAAATACTTGCTTGTAAAAATTAAAGTCATTAGTTTTTGGATTTAAATCACTTTGTGTGCTTATGCTATCTTCTTTAAGTTCTATTTTTAAAGAAAAATCTTTTAATTCTTTAGAATTTAAATTAAAATAAGAAAAATCAAAACGTGTTTTGCTTTTATCTAAAATAGCATAATAAAACCCACTTTGTTTTTCAAAATCACCTTTAATAGCCTCTACGCCTTGTTTTTGAATATCTTTTATGTTAAAACTTGCTAGGTTTGTATTTTCTCCTACAAGTTCTATAAATAAAATTATATTATCATTATCAAAATGGCTTGTTTTTACTTGTTTTACTTCTAAATTATTTGCAACTATGTGTGAGTATTTATTAGAAGGAGCGTCGATTTTTTTAAGTCTAATAGGTTTTATAATTAGTGATGAGCTTTGAAAAATATGATCATTTCTGCTTAAAGAAACGATGATTTTATTTAAATTAGCATTTAAACTTTTTGCTTCAAACCATAATTTTGTATGATATGAATTAGCCTTTTGTTCCCAAATAAGATTAGGATTAATCCAAAGCATATCATCATTTTTTTCAAAACTCACATTTAAATCAAAACTTACATTAGTTGTGGTGATAACCTCAAGATCTATAGCAAAAGCTTCATCTATGTAAGCCTCATCAGTGTATTCTTTTGTATTTAATACTAAAGAACCTTGAGGGATAAAATTTTCATCATTGATTTTGCTTTCATAATTACTCTCATCACTTGGAGCGATAGTTTGATAAATTTGCTTAGCTTGATCGTCTAATTGATTGTAGTTTTTTTCTAAGATGTTATAATCTTCAAAAACGCTATTTTCTTGAGCATATAAATTAAACGCTAGTAAAAAAACACAAAAAACTTTGAAGGTTTTTAGCAATTTAAAAATCCTTCAAACATTTTAAGTCCTACTTTTGAGCCAAGTATATCATCACACATTCTTTCAGGGTGTGGCATAAGTCCAAAGACTTTTTTATTTTCATCGCAAATCCCAGCTATATCATTTAAAGAGCCATTTGGATTGTTGATATATCTTAATAAAATCATATCTTTATCTTCTAGCATTTTAATACCATCTTCGCTATTAAAATAATTTCCTTCACCGTGAGCAATAGGTAATTCTATAATGTCATTTTTTTGGAAATTTTTCAAAAAAGCATTATTGTTTGATACCACTTGTAATGCTTGCATTTTAGAAATAAAACTTAAGCTATTGTTGTGTTTCATAGCTCCCTTTAAAAGACCAAGCTCTAATAAAATTTGAAAACCATTGCAAATACCTAGAACATATCCACCTTTTTGTACATGTTCTTTAAGTGTTTTCATGGCAGGAGCAAGTTTTGCAATGGCTGCACATCTTAAATAATCTCCATAAGAAAATCCACCTGGTAAGATAATTAAATCTGCACTAAAATCTTGTCTTTCATGCCAAATGATTTCAGTTTTTACGCCTAGTTTTTCAAAAGCATAAGCTGTATCAAACTCGCAATTAGTTCCAGGAAAACGAATAATAGCTACTTTCATAATATTATCTCATAATCTTCTATCACAGTATTTGCAAGCAATTCTTTACACATTAAATCAACTTGTTTTAAAGCTTTTTCTTTATTATCACAAGCTATATCAAAACTAATTTGTTTTGAGGTTTTAACATTTGTTATGTTATTAAAATCTAAAGAATGTAAAGCCTTTTCTATGGCTTTGCCTTGAGGATCTAAAACTCCATTTTTTAGTGTGATATTTACAATTACTTTCATTATTTTTCCTAACTTAAAATTCTTTTTAATACTTCTTCATAGGCCATTTTTACATTACCTAAGTCTTGTCTGAAGCGATCTTTGTCTAATTTTTCATTAGTTTTGCTATCCCAAAATCTACAACTATCAGGGCTAATTTCATCAGCTAGTATCATATTTCCTTCACTATCAATACCAAATTCTAATTTAAAATCAATCAATCTTAAACCTTTAGATTCAAAGAATTTAACCAAGATAGAATTGATTTGTCTTGCAATATTTTTTATTAATTCTAAATCTTTTTCACTTTTTACTAAATTTAAAATCAAACAATGTTCATCATTGATAATAGGATCACCTAAATCATCATTTTTATAACAAAACTCAACTACAGCAAAAGGTAAAATTGTACCTTCTTTAATGCCTAATCTTTTTGTTAAAGATCCTGTAGCTACATTTCTAGTAATAACCTCAATAGGTATAATATTGCATTTTTTAACAATTTGTTCTTTATCGCTGATAGTTTCTACTAGATGTGTTTTAATACCTTCTTTTTCTAAAAGATGAAAAATTTCAGTACTAATTTTACAATTTAACGCACCTTTTCCTGCTTCGTTACCTCTTTTTTCTGCATTAAAAGCAGTTAAATCATCTTTAAATTCTGTGATGAGTAAATTCTCATCATCAGTCTTAAACATTTTTTTACCTTTTCCCTCGTATAAAAGATCTAGTTTTGTTGCCATTTTACTCTCCTTTTGTGATATTTAAAATTTTGATTGCATCTATTGCAGTTTTTAACTGTATATCATTATCAATTTGCTCTTTAGTGATGATATTTTTATTGTCTTTATTATCTTTTTTCTTTTCTTGATGTCCGATTTTGTCAAGTTCAGCTTGTAAGTGTTTTTTTAGATCGCTTTCTTTGATTTCAAAGCCATGATTTTCTTCTTTGCTTACTTTTCCTGGGAATACTTCTATATCAGGACTAACCCCGACAGCTTGTATGGTTCTACCACTTGGTAAATAATATTTTGCTATAGTAAGTCTTAAGCCTTCTTTGCCTTTTTCATCCATAGGTAATATAAGCTGTACACTGCCTTTTCCAAAGGTTTTTTCGCCTATGATAATAGCGCGTTTGAAATCTTGTAAAGCTCCGCTTACAATCTCACTCGCGCTAGCACTACCACCATTTACAAGCACTACTAAAGGTGCGTTGGTGATTTTTTTACCAGGATTTGCTTTAAATTCTACATT
This genomic stretch from Campylobacter lari subsp. concheus harbors:
- the htpG gene encoding molecular chaperone HtpG → MQFQTEVNQLLQLMIHSLYSNKEIFLRELISNASDALDKLSYLSVSDDAYKNLKFEPKIQINFNQETKTLTISDNGIGMNKEDLINHLGTIAKSGTKSFLENLSGDAKKDSQLIGQFGVGFYSAFMVASKIEVLSKKVLDDKAYLWTSDASGYEIEDANKDEQGTCITLHLKDEEFLNSYRIESIVEKYSNHIQFPIFMEKEEYLPLEEGEKEPKKELKNTQINTASALWRQNKASLKAEDYERFYEQNFHDSNKPMLYIHTKAEGSIEYNSLFFIPAQAPFDLYRVDYKSGLKLYVKRVFISDDDKELLPTYLRFVRGIIDVEDLPLNVSREILQENKILKSVQEASVKKILAELKKFKEKDKENYLKFHDNFGKVLKEGLYGFGENKDAIAKLLYFKNSNKEELIDLEEYKQNLTEGQNEIFYISGKNEKLLRNSPLLESYKQKNINVLLLDEEIDTIVMPMMNEFEGLKFSAINHLSSEETSEEQKAEFASLLIKIKEVLKDEVEEVKLSQRLSNSPSCIVYDQNKPDFAMQQILKQMGQEQQVKPILEINPNHEILKALKENDTLANEMAHILLNMAKLSEGMGIDNPSEFNNALSKIVSKALEK
- the crcB gene encoding fluoride efflux transporter CrcB → MISTVLAVGFGGFLGAISRMLTSSFFNKIIPHDFPYGTLLVNIIGSFLMGLFFSYANSKGVHIFTKSLISTGFLSAFTTFSTFSYENLLFLQSGDYFHFFLNIILNVILCLLAVWIGFLIFK
- a CDS encoding lysophospholipid acyltransferase family protein; this translates as MKIYQRFKALVFWIEFILSIIFLCIAFLLLQSQEKIWKIRKAWSKLQKYVINYKIQTQGSIHPQANLLLINHQSLLDIVVLEDLCPKNISWIAKKELGELPVFKTLIKKPKIICIDRSPKGLVKLLKEAKERLEEDRILAIFPEGTRSKTQKLLKFKVGAKILSKKLNLKVQPVVIVDSAKILDTQNFSANSGVLKIVFLDLVDISKDDWLEQTREKMQTILDNERSKA
- a CDS encoding SH3 domain-containing protein, which encodes MLKTFKVFCVFLLAFNLYAQENSVFEDYNILEKNYNQLDDQAKQIYQTIAPSDESNYESKINDENFIPQGSLVLNTKEYTDEAYIDEAFAIDLEVITTTNVSFDLNVSFEKNDDMLWINPNLIWEQKANSYHTKLWFEAKSLNANLNKIIVSLSRNDHIFQSSSLIIKPIRLKKIDAPSNKYSHIVANNLEVKQVKTSHFDNDNIILFIELVGENTNLASFNIKDIQKQGVEAIKGDFEKQSGFYYAILDKSKTRFDFSYFNLNSKELKDFSLKIELKEDSISTQSDLNPKTNDFNFYKQVFLWSLCGIFALWFVFKKSYIALGLAILALIASFLAQNNIYKAILKAESKVQILPTLNSTHFYSGKYNQEVEVLDSRDEYKKILFNNGKIGWVKSEDLSKI
- the purQ gene encoding phosphoribosylformylglycinamidine synthase subunit PurQ yields the protein MKVAIIRFPGTNCEFDTAYAFEKLGVKTEIIWHERQDFSADLIILPGGFSYGDYLRCAAIAKLAPAMKTLKEHVQKGGYVLGICNGFQILLELGLLKGAMKHNNSLSFISKMQALQVVSNNNAFLKNFQKNDIIELPIAHGEGNYFNSEDGIKMLEDKDMILLRYINNPNGSLNDIAGICDENKKVFGLMPHPERMCDDILGSKVGLKMFEGFLNC
- the purS gene encoding phosphoribosylformylglycinamidine synthase subunit PurS produces the protein MKVIVNITLKNGVLDPQGKAIEKALHSLDFNNITNVKTSKQISFDIACDNKEKALKQVDLMCKELLANTVIEDYEIIL
- the purC gene encoding phosphoribosylaminoimidazolesuccinocarboxamide synthase, which produces MATKLDLLYEGKGKKMFKTDDENLLITEFKDDLTAFNAEKRGNEAGKGALNCKISTEIFHLLEKEGIKTHLVETISDKEQIVKKCNIIPIEVITRNVATGSLTKRLGIKEGTILPFAVVEFCYKNDDLGDPIINDEHCLILNLVKSEKDLELIKNIARQINSILVKFFESKGLRLIDFKLEFGIDSEGNMILADEISPDSCRFWDSKTNEKLDKDRFRQDLGNVKMAYEEVLKRILS